In Stenotrophomonas sp. ASS1, the following proteins share a genomic window:
- a CDS encoding valine--tRNA ligase, with translation MTQLASSYDPKSFETNLYEAWEKAGHFKPSGTGEPYTILLPPPNVTGTLHMGHAFQQTLMDALVRYHRMRGYDTLWQVGTDHAGIATEMVVSRNLALEGKGETRDSLGREGFIGKVWEWKQQSGDTIERQMRRLGTSADWSRSTFTMDPQPSAAVNEAFVRWYEQGLIYRGQRLVNWDPVLKTAISDLEVESAEEDGFLWSIAYTLDEGLSYEHVERDADGVETLRETRDYLVVATTRPETLLGDTAVMVHPEDARYAHLIGKSVVLPLTGRRVPVIADDYVDRAFGTGVVKVTPAHDFNDYEVGVRHSLPMINLFTPVAALNENAPERFQGLDRYAARKAVLAELEDLGILVETKAHKLQVPRGDRTGQVIEPYLTDQWFVKMDDLAKRGLELVEDGSISFVPPNWINTYRHWMNNIQDWCISRQLWWGHRIPAWFDEATGSCYVGRSEEEVRAKHNLGSDVVLNQESDVLETWFSSQLWPFSTLGWPNEQAMAERGFDRYLPSSVLITGFDIIFFWVARMIMATDNLVGKIPFKDVYFTGLIRDGQGQKMSKSKGNVLDPLDIIDGITIDDLVAKRTGGLMQPKMVEKIEKATRKEFPDGIAAHGADALRFTIAALATHGRDIKFDMNRAEGYKNFCNKLWNASRFTLMNTEGATFTGVPTPRTDAERWILARLAAVSTEAQGHYANYRFDLLAQCLYEFAWNEFCDWFLELSKPALNGADAADAESTRHTLLYVLEALLRLLHPLTPFITEQLWQQLAPRLGLAETTLSLRPYPTAAEFEGDFAQAEADVEWLKAVISAVRRVRSELNVAPSKLVPLRLQAGLEQDRVRIERFSASLSFLLKLDSIQWLAEGESAPPAAAAIVGELKLLVPLEGLVDLDAERARLDKEIKRVEGEQEKSETKLAKFTDKVPPAVVEQERVRLVDWNTQLAGLREQRAKL, from the coding sequence ATGACCCAACTCGCCTCCAGTTACGACCCGAAGTCCTTCGAGACCAACCTCTACGAGGCCTGGGAGAAGGCCGGCCACTTCAAGCCGTCCGGCACGGGCGAGCCTTACACCATCCTGCTGCCGCCGCCGAACGTGACCGGCACCCTGCACATGGGCCACGCCTTCCAGCAGACCCTGATGGACGCGCTGGTGCGCTACCACCGCATGCGTGGCTACGACACGCTGTGGCAGGTCGGTACCGATCATGCCGGCATCGCCACCGAAATGGTGGTCAGCCGCAACCTGGCGCTGGAAGGCAAGGGCGAGACCCGCGATTCGCTGGGCCGCGAAGGCTTCATCGGCAAGGTCTGGGAGTGGAAGCAGCAGTCCGGCGACACCATCGAACGCCAGATGCGCCGCCTCGGCACCTCCGCCGACTGGTCGCGCAGCACCTTCACCATGGACCCGCAGCCGTCGGCGGCGGTCAACGAGGCCTTCGTGCGCTGGTACGAGCAGGGCCTGATCTACCGCGGCCAGCGCCTGGTCAACTGGGACCCGGTGCTGAAGACCGCCATTTCCGACCTGGAAGTGGAAAGCGCCGAGGAAGACGGCTTCCTGTGGTCGATCGCCTACACGCTGGATGAGGGCCTGAGCTACGAACACGTCGAGCGCGATGCCGACGGCGTGGAAACCCTGCGCGAAACCCGCGACTACCTGGTTGTCGCCACCACCCGCCCGGAAACCCTGCTGGGCGATACCGCGGTGATGGTGCACCCGGAAGACGCGCGTTATGCGCACCTGATCGGCAAGAGCGTGGTGCTGCCGCTGACCGGCCGCCGCGTCCCGGTGATCGCCGATGACTACGTGGACCGTGCGTTCGGCACCGGCGTGGTCAAGGTCACCCCGGCGCACGATTTCAACGACTACGAAGTGGGTGTGCGCCACAGCCTGCCGATGATCAACCTGTTCACCCCGGTGGCGGCGCTGAACGAAAACGCGCCGGAGCGCTTCCAGGGCCTGGACCGCTACGCCGCGCGCAAGGCCGTGCTGGCCGAGCTGGAAGACCTGGGCATCCTGGTCGAGACCAAGGCGCACAAGCTGCAGGTGCCGCGCGGCGACCGTACCGGCCAGGTGATCGAGCCGTACCTGACCGACCAGTGGTTCGTGAAGATGGACGACCTGGCCAAGCGTGGCCTGGAGCTGGTCGAAGACGGCAGCATTTCCTTCGTGCCGCCGAACTGGATCAACACCTACCGTCACTGGATGAACAACATCCAGGACTGGTGCATCAGCCGCCAGCTGTGGTGGGGCCACCGCATTCCGGCGTGGTTCGACGAAGCCACCGGCAGCTGCTACGTCGGTCGCAGCGAAGAGGAAGTGCGGGCGAAGCACAACCTGGGCAGCGACGTGGTGCTGAACCAGGAAAGCGACGTGCTGGAGACCTGGTTCTCCTCGCAGCTGTGGCCGTTCTCCACCCTGGGCTGGCCGAACGAACAGGCCATGGCCGAGCGCGGCTTCGACCGCTACCTGCCGTCGTCGGTGCTGATCACCGGCTTCGACATCATCTTCTTCTGGGTGGCGCGCATGATCATGGCCACCGACAACCTGGTCGGGAAGATCCCGTTCAAGGACGTCTACTTCACCGGCCTGATCCGCGACGGCCAGGGCCAGAAGATGTCCAAGAGCAAGGGCAACGTGCTCGATCCGCTGGACATCATCGACGGCATCACCATCGACGATCTGGTCGCCAAGCGCACCGGCGGCCTGATGCAGCCGAAGATGGTGGAGAAGATCGAGAAGGCCACCCGCAAGGAATTCCCGGACGGCATTGCTGCCCACGGTGCCGATGCGCTGCGCTTCACCATCGCCGCGCTGGCCACCCACGGCCGCGACATCAAGTTCGACATGAACCGCGCCGAGGGCTACAAGAACTTCTGCAACAAGCTGTGGAACGCCAGCCGCTTCACCCTGATGAACACCGAGGGTGCAACGTTCACCGGCGTGCCGACGCCGCGCACCGATGCCGAGCGCTGGATCCTTGCGCGCCTGGCGGCGGTGTCCACCGAGGCGCAGGGCCACTACGCCAACTACCGCTTCGACCTGCTGGCGCAGTGCCTGTACGAGTTCGCCTGGAACGAGTTCTGCGACTGGTTCCTGGAGCTGAGCAAGCCGGCACTGAATGGTGCCGATGCCGCCGACGCCGAAAGCACCCGCCACACTCTGCTGTACGTGCTGGAAGCGCTGCTGCGCCTGCTGCACCCGCTCACGCCGTTCATCACCGAACAGCTGTGGCAGCAGCTGGCCCCGCGCCTGGGCCTGGCCGAAACCACGCTGTCGCTGCGTCCGTACCCGACCGCCGCCGAGTTCGAAGGCGATTTCGCCCAGGCCGAGGCCGACGTGGAATGGCTGAAGGCCGTGATCAGTGCCGTGCGCCGCGTGCGCAGTGAGCTGAACGTCGCGCCGTCCAAGCTGGTGCCGCTGCGCCTGCAGGCCGGTCTGGAGCAGGACCGCGTGCGCATCGAACGTTTCAGCGCCTCGCTGTCGTTCCTGCTCAAGCTGGACAGCATCCAGTGGCTGGCTGAAGGCGAAAGTGCACCGCCGGCTGCCGCCGCGATCGTCGGTGAACTGAAGCTGCTGGTGCCGCTGGAAGGCCTGGTCGATCTCGATGCCGAGCGTGCCCGCCTGGACAAGGAGATCAAGCGCGTGGAAGGCGAGCAGGAGAAGAGCGAAACCAAGCTGGCCAAGTTCACCGACAAGGTGCCGCCGGCGGTGGTCGAGCAGGAGCGCGTGCGCCTGGTCGACTGGAACACCCAGCTGGCCGGCCTGCGCGAGCAGCGCGCGAAGCTGTAA
- a CDS encoding YqaE/Pmp3 family membrane protein translates to MRLLIALILPWLSFFTIGRPFAGIVCLILQITLIGWLPAAIWAAYAVSQYHTDQKIRRALGPR, encoded by the coding sequence ATGCGCCTGTTGATCGCCCTGATTCTTCCCTGGCTGTCCTTCTTCACCATCGGCCGGCCGTTTGCCGGCATTGTCTGCCTGATCCTGCAGATCACCCTGATCGGCTGGCTGCCCGCCGCCATCTGGGCCGCCTACGCGGTCAGCCAGTACCACACCGACCAGAAGATCCGGCGCGCCCTCGGGCCGCGCTGA
- a CDS encoding DNA polymerase III subunit chi, protein MPRADFYLIAKPRFLTEPLRLVCELARKANDAGLFTLVLARDQAQAEELDELLWAFDNDAYIPHQIAGEDMDEEEALVLIAVPGTEAPARPLVINLRDEPWLGECERVLEVVPADPEAREPLRERWRQYKTAGYDLNKHDM, encoded by the coding sequence ATGCCCCGCGCCGACTTCTACCTGATCGCCAAGCCCCGCTTCCTGACCGAGCCGTTGCGCCTGGTCTGCGAGCTGGCGCGCAAGGCCAACGACGCCGGGTTGTTCACCCTGGTGCTGGCCCGCGACCAGGCCCAGGCCGAGGAGCTGGACGAACTGCTGTGGGCGTTCGACAACGATGCCTACATCCCGCACCAGATCGCCGGCGAGGACATGGACGAGGAAGAAGCCCTGGTGCTGATCGCCGTGCCGGGCACCGAGGCACCGGCGCGCCCGCTGGTGATCAACCTGCGTGATGAACCCTGGCTGGGCGAGTGCGAGCGCGTGCTGGAAGTGGTTCCGGCCGACCCGGAAGCGCGCGAACCGCTGCGCGAACGCTGGCGCCAGTACAAGACCGCCGGTTACGACCTGAACAAGCACGACATGTAA
- a CDS encoding leucyl aminopeptidase: MALEFTLNHVAPAAATVDCLVVGAYADHTLTPAAQALDAASGGRLAALAQRGDLSGKTGATTLLHDLPGVTAPRVLVVGLGEAARFGVPQYLKAVGDAVRALKAGAARSALFTLSEVAVKDRDAAWAIRQAVIAADHAAYRYTATLGKKKADDAGLAQLAIAGDDAQALAQGQAIAAGVEFARELGNLPPNYCTPAHLAEVGVKFAGEHDGAEAEILDEHQMEALGMGSLLAVARGSANRPRLVVLKWSNGGDAKPYVLVGKGITFDTGGVNLKTQGGIEEMKYDMCGGANVIGTFVAAVKAKLPLNLVVVVPAVENAIDGNAYRPSDVITSMSGKTIEVGNTDAEGRLILCDALTYAQRFEPAALVDVATLTGACMVALGHQTAGLMSKHDDLANELLAAGEQVFDRAWRLPLWDEYQPMLDSTFADVYNIGGRWAGAITAGCFLSRFAEGQRWAHLDIAGVASDEGKRGMATGRPVGLLSQWLLDQAARA; encoded by the coding sequence ATGGCCCTCGAATTCACCCTGAACCACGTTGCTCCGGCCGCCGCCACCGTCGATTGCCTGGTGGTTGGCGCGTATGCCGACCATACCCTGACCCCGGCCGCACAGGCCCTGGACGCCGCCAGCGGTGGCCGCCTGGCCGCCCTGGCCCAGCGCGGCGACCTGTCCGGCAAGACCGGCGCCACCACCCTGCTGCACGACCTGCCGGGCGTGACCGCCCCGCGCGTGCTGGTGGTCGGCCTGGGCGAAGCCGCCCGCTTCGGCGTGCCGCAGTACCTGAAGGCCGTCGGCGACGCCGTGCGCGCGCTGAAGGCCGGTGCTGCCCGCAGCGCACTGTTCACCCTGTCCGAAGTGGCGGTGAAGGACCGCGACGCGGCCTGGGCGATCCGCCAGGCGGTGATCGCCGCCGATCATGCCGCGTACCGCTACACCGCCACCCTGGGCAAGAAGAAGGCCGACGACGCCGGCCTGGCCCAGCTGGCCATCGCCGGTGACGACGCGCAGGCCCTGGCCCAGGGCCAGGCCATCGCCGCCGGTGTCGAGTTCGCCCGCGAACTGGGCAACCTGCCGCCGAACTACTGCACCCCGGCCCATCTGGCCGAGGTCGGCGTGAAGTTCGCCGGCGAGCACGACGGTGCCGAAGCCGAGATCCTCGACGAGCACCAGATGGAAGCACTGGGCATGGGCTCGCTGCTGGCCGTGGCCCGTGGTTCGGCCAACCGCCCGCGCCTGGTCGTGCTGAAGTGGAGCAATGGCGGCGACGCCAAGCCGTACGTGCTGGTCGGCAAGGGCATCACCTTCGATACCGGTGGCGTCAACCTGAAGACCCAGGGCGGCATCGAAGAGATGAAGTACGACATGTGCGGTGGCGCCAACGTCATCGGCACCTTCGTCGCTGCGGTCAAGGCCAAGCTGCCGCTGAACCTGGTGGTGGTGGTGCCGGCGGTGGAAAACGCCATCGACGGCAACGCCTACCGTCCGTCCGACGTGATCACCTCGATGTCGGGCAAGACCATCGAAGTGGGCAACACCGACGCCGAAGGCCGCCTGATCCTGTGCGACGCGCTGACCTACGCGCAGCGCTTCGAGCCGGCCGCGCTGGTCGACGTCGCCACCCTGACCGGTGCCTGCATGGTCGCCCTGGGCCACCAGACCGCCGGCCTGATGAGCAAGCACGACGACCTGGCCAACGAGCTGCTGGCCGCCGGCGAGCAGGTGTTCGACCGCGCCTGGCGCCTGCCGCTGTGGGACGAATACCAGCCGATGCTGGATTCGACCTTCGCCGACGTCTACAACATCGGCGGCCGCTGGGCCGGCGCGATCACCGCTGGCTGCTTCCTGTCGCGCTTCGCCGAAGGCCAGCGCTGGGCCCACCTGGACATCGCCGGCGTGGCCAGCGATGAAGGCAAGCGTGGCATGGCCACCGGCCGCCCGGTCGGCCTGCTGAGCCAGTGGCTGCTGGACCAGGCCGCCCGCGCCTGA
- the lptF gene encoding LPS export ABC transporter permease LptF → MLKLDRYLLGDFVQSFLATLIVLLVVSVGGVLVDILGNIADGRLPAKLLFSQLGLQFIAYLPLILPLALMLGLLLAIARLYRDSEMAVITAIGVGPKRLLRPLLMLVVPVVALVGACSLWLGPWAGRVAEQMIIEANRSVLMAGLEPGRFTPLPNGGVVYLSSISPDGTQLGKVFLQRQKDDRLEVVSANGGRMFFEGTRQRFLELDDGHQVEGPVAGGLDYRLATFARNDVALPDGAQTRTEDDPELMPTLQLIGDERPQAQAQLHRRLAPPLIALAFALLTVPLGRSSPRQQRYGRMMLALMAYMVGTNLMFIGSGWIANGKIPPALGLWWLTLPLLALAIWMYARDGRLGRSKGARA, encoded by the coding sequence ATGCTGAAGCTCGACCGATACCTGCTGGGCGATTTCGTCCAGAGTTTCCTGGCTACCCTGATCGTCCTGCTGGTGGTCAGCGTGGGCGGCGTGCTGGTGGACATCCTCGGCAACATCGCCGACGGGCGCCTGCCGGCCAAGCTGCTGTTCTCGCAGCTGGGCCTGCAGTTCATCGCCTACCTGCCGCTGATCCTGCCGCTGGCGCTGATGCTGGGCCTGCTGCTGGCCATCGCCCGCCTGTACCGCGACTCGGAAATGGCAGTGATCACCGCCATTGGTGTCGGCCCCAAGCGACTGCTGCGGCCACTGCTGATGCTGGTGGTGCCGGTGGTGGCACTGGTGGGCGCCTGCTCGCTGTGGCTGGGCCCGTGGGCCGGCCGGGTGGCCGAGCAGATGATCATCGAGGCCAACCGCAGCGTGCTGATGGCCGGTCTGGAGCCGGGCCGCTTCACCCCGCTGCCCAACGGCGGCGTGGTCTACCTGTCCTCGATCTCGCCCGATGGCACCCAGCTGGGCAAGGTGTTCCTGCAGCGCCAGAAGGATGACCGCCTGGAGGTGGTGTCGGCCAATGGCGGCCGCATGTTCTTCGAGGGCACCCGTCAGCGCTTCCTGGAGCTGGATGACGGCCACCAGGTGGAAGGGCCGGTGGCTGGTGGCCTGGACTACCGCCTGGCGACCTTCGCCCGCAATGACGTGGCCCTGCCCGATGGCGCGCAGACCCGCACCGAGGATGACCCGGAACTGATGCCGACCCTGCAGCTGATCGGCGATGAGCGTCCGCAGGCGCAGGCGCAGCTGCACCGCCGCCTGGCGCCGCCGCTGATCGCGCTGGCGTTCGCCCTGCTGACCGTGCCGCTGGGCCGCAGCTCGCCGCGCCAGCAGCGCTACGGCCGCATGATGCTGGCGCTGATGGCCTACATGGTCGGTACCAATCTGATGTTCATCGGCAGCGGCTGGATCGCCAACGGCAAGATCCCCCCAGCGCTCGGCCTGTGGTGGTTGACCCTGCCGTTGCTGGCGCTGGCAATCTGGATGTATGCACGTGATGGCCGCCTGGGCCGCTCGAAGGGAGCCCGCGCATGA
- the lptG gene encoding LPS export ABC transporter permease LptG — MRLRPMRFDLYLGRSVFTTVLLTWAVLVGLDVVMAFSGEFKDIGKNGYTLGHAAAWVLYTVPRRAYTMFPTAAVIGALMGLGQLAATSELTALRALGLSRKRLSVSVAIALSLLTAVMVFSAETLGPWGQDRADALKSSAKWGRDIATSRYSGLWAREGDTFLNAQSGEEQLVGDKGTRLILRDVRLYRIAENGGIASLTHADTAEHDRDGWVLTGVRRDTFGERSATRQEIAREPWNSKLDAAALATGIAKPRNLSLAELSTSITYRQRNGLDARDFEDVYWSRWFYPLNVLALCLAAVPFAFGSLRSGGMGKRLFLGILFALGFWLLQLFFGRMAGALKFDYRIAYALPPIVMLVVSGLLFRRKSG, encoded by the coding sequence ATGAGGCTGCGCCCGATGCGTTTCGACCTGTACCTGGGCCGGTCGGTGTTCACCACGGTGCTGCTGACCTGGGCCGTGCTGGTTGGCCTGGACGTGGTGATGGCGTTCTCCGGCGAGTTCAAGGACATCGGCAAGAACGGCTACACGCTGGGCCATGCCGCCGCATGGGTGCTGTACACGGTGCCACGCCGCGCCTACACCATGTTCCCCACCGCCGCGGTGATCGGTGCACTGATGGGCCTGGGCCAGCTGGCGGCGACCTCGGAGCTGACCGCGCTGCGAGCGCTGGGCCTGTCGCGCAAGCGCCTGAGCGTTTCAGTGGCGATCGCGCTGTCGCTGCTGACCGCGGTGATGGTGTTCAGCGCCGAGACCCTGGGCCCCTGGGGCCAGGACCGCGCCGATGCGTTGAAGTCCAGCGCCAAGTGGGGGCGGGATATCGCCACCAGCCGTTACTCGGGCCTGTGGGCACGCGAGGGCGATACCTTCCTCAACGCGCAGAGCGGCGAGGAGCAGCTGGTCGGCGACAAGGGCACGCGCCTGATCCTGCGCGACGTGCGCCTGTACCGCATCGCCGAGAATGGGGGCATCGCCTCATTGACCCATGCCGACACCGCCGAGCATGACAGGGATGGCTGGGTGCTGACCGGGGTACGTCGCGATACCTTCGGCGAGCGCTCGGCGACCCGCCAGGAAATCGCGCGCGAACCGTGGAATTCGAAGCTGGATGCGGCCGCATTGGCCACCGGCATCGCCAAGCCGCGCAACCTCAGCCTGGCCGAACTGAGCACCAGCATCACCTACCGGCAGCGCAACGGGCTGGACGCGCGTGACTTCGAGGACGTGTACTGGAGCCGCTGGTTCTACCCGTTGAACGTGCTGGCGCTGTGCCTGGCGGCGGTGCCGTTCGCGTTCGGTTCGCTGCGCAGCGGCGGCATGGGCAAGCGCCTGTTCCTGGGCATCCTGTTCGCGCTGGGCTTCTGGCTGCTGCAGCTGTTCTTCGGCCGCATGGCCGGCGCGCTGAAGTTCGATTACCGCATTGCCTATGCGCTGCCACCGATCGTGATGCTGGTGGTGTCCGGACTGCTGTTCCGGCGCAAATCAGGTTGA
- a CDS encoding RDD family protein: MSRPVTDTAPAATTEAPRPRALLVWRVLAMVYDALPVLALWMLAGTLFTLAYTFSGHAQRENIAPFSAWQWLLWAVCWVITGGYATASWRRGGQTLGMRPWRLKLQSSDGTPLRRGQLWLRFAVGSLSLLLGGLGFWWAWVDRDRLTWHDRASGTRLMRMPKQ; the protein is encoded by the coding sequence ATGTCCCGCCCCGTCACCGACACCGCCCCTGCGGCCACTACCGAAGCGCCGCGCCCACGTGCCTTGTTGGTCTGGCGCGTGCTGGCGATGGTCTACGACGCACTGCCGGTGCTGGCGCTGTGGATGCTGGCCGGCACGCTGTTCACCCTCGCCTACACCTTCAGCGGCCACGCGCAGCGCGAGAACATCGCACCGTTCAGTGCCTGGCAGTGGCTGCTGTGGGCGGTGTGCTGGGTGATCACGGGGGGGTACGCCACGGCCAGCTGGCGACGCGGCGGGCAGACGCTGGGCATGCGACCGTGGCGGCTGAAACTGCAATCGAGCGATGGCACGCCGCTGCGGCGCGGCCAACTGTGGCTGCGCTTCGCGGTGGGCTCACTGTCGCTGCTGCTGGGTGGACTGGGGTTCTGGTGGGCATGGGTCGACCGCGACCGCCTGACCTGGCACGACCGCGCCAGCGGCACCCGCCTGATGCGCATGCCGAAGCAGTGA
- the xerD gene encoding site-specific tyrosine recombinase XerD, producing the protein MALVSTPAERRQLVQQLPELRADDSVRIQRFLDAIWAENGLARATLDSYRRDLEGLARWMDGRDGGLAGIERPGLFDYLAWRTRHGWSPRSNARLLSALRAFFADGVRRGERSEDPSALLDPPKLPRLLPKALAESQIDALLAAPDIDSPLGLRDRAMLELMYAAGLRVSELVLLPATAVNLRQGVLRVTGKGSKERLVPLGEESQHWLERYLQQSRPQLVGRGRVQALADGQTPLFVEPTLHALTRQAFWHLVKRHAQVAGIDPVRISPHGLRHSFATHLLNRGADLRALQMLLGHSSLSTTQIYTLVAREHLQKLHARHHPRG; encoded by the coding sequence ATGGCCCTTGTTTCAACCCCCGCCGAACGCCGCCAGCTGGTGCAGCAACTGCCCGAACTGCGCGCCGACGACAGCGTGCGCATCCAGCGCTTCCTCGATGCGATCTGGGCCGAGAACGGCCTGGCCCGCGCCACCCTCGACAGCTACCGGCGCGACCTGGAAGGGCTTGCGCGCTGGATGGATGGGCGCGACGGTGGCCTGGCCGGCATCGAGCGCCCGGGGCTGTTCGATTACCTGGCCTGGCGCACCCGGCATGGCTGGTCGCCGCGCAGCAATGCGCGCCTGCTGTCGGCGCTGCGCGCGTTCTTCGCCGATGGCGTGCGCCGTGGTGAACGCAGCGAGGACCCCAGTGCACTGCTGGACCCGCCGAAGCTGCCGCGGCTGTTGCCGAAGGCGCTGGCCGAAAGCCAGATCGACGCACTGCTGGCGGCGCCGGACATCGACAGTCCGCTGGGCCTGCGCGATCGCGCCATGCTGGAGCTGATGTATGCCGCCGGCCTGCGCGTGAGCGAGCTGGTGCTGCTGCCGGCCACGGCAGTCAACCTGCGCCAGGGCGTGCTGCGGGTCACGGGCAAGGGCAGCAAGGAGCGGCTGGTGCCGCTGGGCGAGGAATCGCAGCACTGGCTGGAACGCTACCTGCAGCAGTCGCGGCCGCAGCTGGTCGGCAGGGGCAGGGTGCAGGCACTGGCCGATGGGCAGACGCCGTTGTTCGTCGAGCCGACGCTGCATGCGCTGACCCGGCAGGCCTTCTGGCACCTGGTCAAGCGCCACGCGCAGGTGGCCGGTATCGACCCGGTGCGGATCAGCCCGCATGGCCTGCGCCACAGCTTCGCCACCCACCTGCTCAACCGCGGCGCCGACCTGCGCGCGCTGCAGATGCTGCTCGGCCACAGCTCGCTGTCGACCACCCAGATCTACACCCTGGTGGCCCGCGAACACCTGCAGAAGCTGCACGCGCGCCACCATCCGCGCGGCTGA
- a CDS encoding DsbC family protein has protein sequence MLRFAIAAVFGALSLTACAQPAPPAAKAPAAAAAKAVPAANASADQAVRAALTALNPGFQVDYIGAAPFPGFREVVVSGQLLYVSDDGRYLFQSQPYDTRAKGPANSEGLLGYRRDLLAKANHGDRIVFAAPNAKYTISVFTDIECGYCRKLHQDIAELNRNGISVEYLAFPRMGLGSKDYTDMISVWCAADRRQALTNAKRGGSVPAKNCTNPVAMQYALGQQLGVNGTPAIFAPDGTQLGGYLPPAQLRAALEKLSAKR, from the coding sequence ATGCTCCGATTTGCCATCGCCGCCGTGTTCGGTGCGCTCAGCCTGACCGCCTGCGCCCAGCCGGCTCCGCCGGCCGCCAAGGCACCCGCCGCGGCTGCGGCCAAGGCCGTCCCGGCCGCCAACGCTTCGGCCGACCAGGCCGTACGCGCCGCGCTGACCGCCCTGAATCCCGGCTTCCAGGTGGACTACATCGGCGCTGCGCCGTTCCCCGGCTTCCGCGAAGTGGTGGTCTCCGGCCAGTTGCTGTACGTGTCCGACGATGGCCGCTACCTGTTCCAGTCGCAGCCCTACGACACGCGTGCCAAGGGCCCGGCCAACAGCGAGGGCCTGCTCGGCTACCGCCGCGATCTGCTGGCCAAGGCCAACCACGGCGACCGCATCGTATTCGCTGCGCCCAACGCCAAGTACACCATCAGCGTGTTCACCGACATCGAGTGCGGCTACTGCCGCAAGCTGCATCAGGACATCGCGGAGCTCAACCGCAACGGCATCTCGGTCGAGTACCTGGCATTCCCGCGCATGGGCCTGGGCAGCAAGGACTACACCGACATGATTTCGGTCTGGTGTGCAGCGGATCGCCGCCAGGCCCTGACCAACGCCAAGCGCGGTGGCAGTGTGCCGGCCAAGAACTGCACCAACCCGGTGGCGATGCAGTACGCGCTGGGCCAGCAGTTGGGCGTGAACGGCACGCCGGCGATCTTCGCGCCGGATGGCACCCAGCTGGGCGGTTACCTGCCGCCGGCGCAGCTGCGTGCGGCGCTGGAAAAGCTGTCGGCCAAGCGCTGA